The Nocardioides salarius genome includes a region encoding these proteins:
- a CDS encoding AAA family ATPase — MRLHRLEITAFGPFPDTVEVDLDRLSESGLFLLTGPTGAGKTSVLDAVCFALYGDVPGERSSAKRLRCDQAAPGVAPRVELELTISGRRFRVVRSPAWERPKKRGTGTTTEPAHVVLAERRDEAWETLSTRLDETGYLVGDLLGMNLVQFTQVALLPQGRFQAFLRARSDERHRLLQQLFRTGRFEQVEAWLKDRRVRLRRRSQEAEEQVADLTSRLSEAARADLPGASTADGDGDGDDTAAPDLGLLADDGSLQAWADDLTASTARALTSRRVDLEQAVAAEAEAAQVLDLARERSALHERHRLALVEQDGLAAAATRQRADLERLAGARRAAVVAPLARLARRADDRAASAAARVEACREVATAVLDDQHLLDDPTALAAAHREARATLSTLEAVRPRLRRLHEAAVRLDDLRRVHERDLHQVDELEAELARLPDAVRGAREHHAGLLARAERADDLEERLEVVLARVGAHDQVATLTTTAAQARLEWLEAREAAMLAHEHLLGVREARIESMAAELAGGLAAGGCCPVCGSAEHPAKAVAAAGAADAGAERAAQRGLDDAKAHEHLLDTRHRDLLVRLEVERERTGGQDRAELVEEAARLRARLAEAAEARTARSSAAHRLADLEQAMADASRRHTALLAERAGREAHIAALDQEVASTRGEVVDALEGAEARAAADDEQETHADALARRLESLLEHHRARSGAAEELCTALDALDAARQAAREAGHAAEQAAHQQGLADVEAAEAAYLDEVGVRSLEQRTSEHQRRLDRVEQVLAEVARRLEELPDLPGPNDRPGLDGLPGLEAAHRSARRHAEGVGAEVATLAARHERLEGLAAGLAERLRAWAPLRAALALATRLGTFVEGRSADNHLQMRLSAYVLAYRLSQVVAAANERLARMSEHRYSLEHTAQRGAGETRGGLSLRVRDDWSGEARDPATLSGGETFVVSLALALGLADVITAEAGGAELDTLFVDEGFGSLDAETLEDVMDVLDSLREGGRVVGVVSHVAEMRDRIPTQLRVHKSRSGSSLVVAAAGL; from the coding sequence ATGCGCCTGCACCGCCTCGAGATCACCGCCTTCGGCCCCTTCCCCGACACCGTCGAGGTCGACCTCGACCGGCTCAGCGAGAGCGGGCTGTTCCTGCTCACCGGCCCCACCGGCGCCGGCAAGACCAGCGTCCTCGACGCCGTGTGCTTCGCGCTCTACGGCGACGTGCCCGGCGAGCGCTCGAGCGCCAAGCGGCTGCGCTGCGACCAGGCCGCCCCCGGCGTGGCCCCCCGTGTCGAGCTCGAGCTGACCATCTCCGGCCGGCGCTTCCGGGTGGTCCGCTCCCCGGCCTGGGAGCGGCCCAAGAAGCGCGGCACCGGCACGACCACCGAGCCCGCCCACGTGGTGCTGGCCGAGCGACGCGACGAAGCGTGGGAGACCCTGTCCACCCGGCTCGACGAGACCGGCTACCTCGTCGGTGACCTGCTCGGCATGAACCTGGTCCAGTTCACCCAGGTGGCACTCCTCCCCCAGGGCCGCTTCCAGGCCTTCCTGCGCGCCCGCTCCGACGAGCGCCACCGGCTGCTCCAGCAGCTCTTCCGCACCGGGCGCTTCGAGCAGGTGGAGGCCTGGCTCAAGGATCGCCGGGTGCGGCTGCGGCGGCGTTCGCAGGAGGCCGAGGAGCAGGTCGCCGACCTCACCAGCCGGCTGAGCGAGGCCGCGCGCGCCGACCTGCCCGGTGCAAGCACCGCCGACGGCGACGGCGACGGCGACGACACTGCAGCCCCCGACCTGGGGCTGCTGGCCGACGACGGCAGCCTCCAGGCGTGGGCCGACGACCTCACCGCCTCGACCGCGCGGGCCCTGACCAGTCGCCGGGTCGACCTCGAGCAGGCCGTGGCCGCCGAGGCCGAGGCTGCGCAGGTCCTCGACCTGGCCCGCGAGCGCAGCGCCCTGCACGAGCGCCACCGCCTGGCCCTCGTCGAGCAGGACGGCCTGGCCGCGGCAGCGACCCGCCAGCGCGCCGACCTCGAGCGGCTGGCGGGCGCGCGCCGGGCGGCCGTGGTGGCGCCCCTGGCGCGACTGGCCCGGCGAGCCGACGACCGGGCGGCGAGCGCCGCCGCCCGGGTCGAGGCGTGCCGGGAGGTCGCGACAGCCGTCCTCGATGACCAGCACCTCCTCGACGACCCGACCGCCCTCGCTGCCGCCCACCGCGAGGCCCGCGCCACCCTCAGCACCCTCGAGGCGGTGCGCCCGCGGCTGCGTCGGCTCCACGAGGCCGCGGTGCGCCTCGACGACCTGCGCCGCGTCCACGAGCGCGACCTGCACCAGGTCGACGAGCTCGAGGCCGAGCTGGCCCGCCTGCCCGACGCGGTGCGCGGGGCGCGCGAGCACCACGCAGGGCTGCTCGCCCGGGCCGAGCGCGCCGACGACCTCGAGGAGCGGCTCGAGGTCGTGCTCGCCCGGGTCGGCGCCCACGACCAGGTCGCGACCCTGACGACCACCGCCGCCCAGGCGCGCCTGGAGTGGCTCGAGGCCCGGGAGGCGGCGATGCTCGCCCACGAGCACCTGCTCGGTGTCCGCGAGGCCCGCATCGAGTCCATGGCCGCCGAGCTCGCCGGCGGCCTGGCCGCCGGCGGCTGCTGCCCCGTCTGCGGCTCCGCCGAGCACCCTGCCAAGGCCGTCGCCGCGGCCGGCGCCGCCGATGCCGGCGCCGAGCGCGCCGCCCAGCGCGGCCTCGACGACGCGAAGGCCCACGAGCACCTGCTCGACACCCGCCACCGCGACCTGCTCGTGCGGCTCGAGGTGGAGCGCGAGCGCACCGGCGGCCAGGACCGCGCCGAGCTCGTCGAGGAGGCCGCCCGCCTGCGCGCCCGGCTGGCCGAGGCCGCCGAGGCGCGCACCGCCCGCTCCAGCGCCGCCCACCGGCTCGCCGACCTCGAGCAGGCCATGGCCGACGCCTCGCGGCGCCACACCGCCCTGCTGGCGGAGCGAGCCGGCCGCGAGGCCCACATCGCCGCGCTGGACCAGGAGGTGGCCTCGACCCGGGGCGAGGTCGTCGACGCGCTCGAGGGGGCCGAGGCCCGGGCCGCGGCCGACGACGAGCAGGAGACCCACGCCGACGCCCTGGCCCGGCGGCTCGAGTCGCTGCTCGAGCACCACCGCGCCCGCTCCGGTGCCGCCGAGGAGCTGTGCACGGCCCTGGACGCGCTCGACGCCGCCCGGCAGGCCGCCCGGGAGGCCGGGCACGCCGCGGAGCAGGCCGCCCACCAACAGGGGCTCGCCGACGTCGAGGCCGCGGAGGCGGCCTACCTCGACGAGGTGGGGGTGCGCTCCCTCGAGCAGCGCACCAGCGAGCACCAGCGCCGCCTCGACCGCGTCGAGCAGGTGCTCGCCGAGGTGGCCCGGCGGCTCGAGGAGCTGCCCGACCTGCCGGGTCCGAACGATCGGCCCGGTCTGGACGGCCTGCCAGGACTGGAGGCGGCGCACCGGTCCGCTCGCCGCCACGCCGAGGGGGTCGGCGCCGAGGTCGCCACGCTCGCGGCGCGCCACGAGAGGCTCGAGGGCCTGGCAGCAGGGCTCGCGGAGAGGCTGCGGGCCTGGGCCCCGCTGCGCGCCGCCCTCGCGCTGGCGACCCGGCTGGGCACCTTCGTCGAGGGCCGCTCGGCCGACAACCACCTGCAGATGCGCCTGTCCGCCTACGTCCTGGCCTACCGGCTCTCCCAGGTGGTGGCGGCCGCCAACGAGCGCCTGGCCCGCATGTCGGAGCACCGCTACAGCCTCGAGCACACCGCCCAGCGCGGAGCCGGCGAGACCCGGGGCGGGCTGAGCCTGCGGGTGCGCGACGACTGGTCCGGCGAGGCCCGCGACCCCGCGACGCTGTCGGGCGGCGAGACGTTCGTGGTGTCCCTGGCCCTCGCGCTGGGCCTCGCCGACGTCATCACCGCCGAGGCAGGTGGCGCCGAGCTCGACACGCTCTTCGTCGACGAGGGCTTCGGGTCCCTCGACGCCGAGACCCTCGAGGACGTGATGGACGTCCTCGACTCGCTGCGCGAGGGTGGCCGGGTCGTCGGCGTGGTCAGCCACGTCGCCGAGATGCGCGACCGGATCCCCACCCAACTGCGGGTGCACAAGTCGCGCAGCGGGTCGAGCCTCGTGGTCGCGGCGGCCGGTCTGTAG
- a CDS encoding TldD/PmbA family protein: MSGPRLDPTFQALPHRRLGEVALARAAELGVSHADFRFERVRYQDLTARDGVLQAADDSVDVGFAVRVVHRGAWGFASGVLLTDDEARRVAEQAVALAEVAATMTSTPVELAPEPTYDDVTWISDHEIDPIEVPTAEKAEVLVGWTRRLREHPGVEHAASFLAAVRENKYYADLHGTRTTQQRVRLQPGFEAMGSRGDLFDSMASLAPPVGRGWEYVVGSPAVAWDFDAEVAEVPGLLAEKLAAPSVEAGRYDLVVHPSNLWLTIHESIGHATELDRALGYEANYAGTSFATYDQLGSLRYGSPVMHVTGDRTTPHGLATVGYDDEGVAAQSWDIVSEGVLVGYQLDRSMAAMKPELSGPDHPQGRSNGCAYADSPGHVPIQRMANVSLQPAPDGPSTEELISRVERGIYVVGDRSWSIDMQRFNFQFTGQRFHRIVDGELAGQVRDVAYQATTTDYWGSLEAVGGPQTYVVGGAFNCGKAQPGQVASVSHGCPTSLFRDVRILNTTEEAGH; the protein is encoded by the coding sequence ATGAGCGGACCCCGCCTCGACCCGACCTTCCAGGCCCTGCCGCACCGTCGACTCGGTGAGGTCGCCCTGGCGCGGGCCGCCGAGCTCGGCGTCAGCCACGCCGACTTCCGCTTCGAGCGGGTGCGCTACCAGGACCTGACCGCCCGCGACGGCGTGCTGCAGGCCGCCGACGACTCCGTCGACGTGGGCTTCGCCGTGCGGGTCGTCCACCGCGGCGCCTGGGGCTTCGCCTCCGGCGTGCTGCTCACCGACGACGAGGCCCGCCGGGTCGCCGAGCAGGCGGTCGCGCTCGCCGAGGTCGCCGCGACCATGACCAGCACCCCCGTCGAGCTCGCGCCCGAGCCGACGTACGACGACGTCACCTGGATCTCCGACCACGAGATCGACCCGATCGAGGTGCCGACCGCCGAGAAGGCCGAGGTGCTCGTCGGGTGGACCCGGCGGCTGCGCGAGCACCCCGGGGTCGAGCACGCCGCGTCGTTCCTCGCCGCTGTGCGCGAGAACAAGTACTACGCCGACCTGCACGGCACCCGCACCACCCAGCAGCGGGTCCGGCTGCAGCCCGGCTTCGAGGCGATGGGCTCGCGCGGCGACCTCTTCGACTCCATGGCCTCCCTCGCTCCGCCGGTGGGCCGGGGGTGGGAGTACGTCGTGGGCTCCCCCGCGGTCGCCTGGGACTTCGACGCCGAGGTGGCCGAGGTGCCGGGCCTGCTGGCCGAGAAGCTGGCGGCCCCCAGCGTCGAGGCGGGGCGCTACGACCTGGTGGTGCACCCCTCGAACCTGTGGCTGACCATCCACGAGTCGATCGGGCACGCCACCGAGCTCGACCGGGCGCTGGGCTACGAGGCCAACTACGCCGGCACCTCCTTCGCCACCTACGACCAGCTGGGCTCGCTGCGCTACGGCTCCCCGGTGATGCACGTGACTGGGGACCGCACCACCCCGCACGGACTGGCCACGGTCGGCTACGACGACGAGGGGGTCGCGGCCCAGTCGTGGGACATCGTCTCCGAGGGCGTGCTCGTCGGCTACCAGCTCGACCGCTCGATGGCCGCGATGAAGCCCGAACTGTCCGGCCCCGACCACCCGCAGGGCCGCTCCAACGGCTGCGCGTACGCCGACTCCCCCGGCCACGTGCCGATCCAGCGGATGGCCAACGTGTCGCTGCAGCCCGCCCCCGACGGCCCGAGCACCGAGGAGCTGATCAGCAGGGTCGAGCGCGGCATCTACGTGGTGGGCGACCGGTCGTGGTCGATCGACATGCAGCGCTTCAACTTCCAGTTCACGGGTCAGCGCTTCCACCGCATCGTCGACGGCGAGCTCGCCGGCCAGGTGCGCGACGTGGCCTACCAGGCCACCACGACCGACTACTGGGGCTCCCTCGAGGCGGTCGGCGGCCCGCAGACCTACGTCGTGGGTGGCGCCTTCAACTGCGGCAAGGCCCAGCCCGGCCAGGTCGCCTCGGTCAGCCACGGCTGCCCGACCTCGCTCTTCCGCGACGTGCGGATCCTGAACACCACCGAGGAGGCGGGTCACTGA
- a CDS encoding metallopeptidase TldD-related protein, which translates to MTSPSHATHRTTPQSLVEQGLAASVADDCVVIVRDTTSANLRWANNTLTTNGVAHGVQVSVVSFVRGADGVGTGTVSSTATTQAQVTELVRAADAAARSADPAEDAAELVRDRVSPDWEESPVTTDVHTYSAFAPALGEAFGRARAEARVLYGFISHEVATTYLGSTTGLRLRHVQPTGHYGCTGKDAALTQSAWVGGATRDVSDVDALAMDAAVAERLAWGARGRHDLPAGRYDTILPPSSVADLLVSTYWAAGARVAHEGQSVFSGRGGGTRIGEQVASSGVHLYSDPAHPGLECAPFVAAASSSNETSVFDNGLGLARTDWIRDGRLEALAQTRHSAGLTDQPVTPYVDNLVLDVDGGAGRLDDLVAGTERGLLLTCLWYIREVDPQSLLLTGLTRDGVYLVEDGEVRGLVNNFRFNESPVDLLQRFSAASATVPSFSREWGDDYFSRTATPALRVPDFNMSSVSQAL; encoded by the coding sequence ATGACCTCCCCGAGCCACGCCACGCACCGCACCACCCCGCAGTCGCTGGTCGAGCAGGGCCTGGCCGCGAGCGTGGCCGACGACTGCGTCGTGATCGTGCGCGACACCACCAGCGCCAACCTGCGCTGGGCCAACAACACCCTGACCACCAACGGCGTCGCCCACGGGGTGCAGGTCAGCGTCGTCTCGTTCGTGCGCGGGGCCGACGGCGTCGGCACCGGCACAGTCTCTTCGACCGCGACCACCCAGGCGCAGGTCACCGAGCTGGTGCGCGCCGCCGACGCCGCGGCCCGCAGCGCCGACCCGGCCGAGGACGCCGCCGAGCTGGTGCGCGACCGCGTCTCCCCCGACTGGGAGGAGTCGCCAGTGACCACCGACGTGCACACCTACTCGGCCTTCGCGCCCGCCCTCGGCGAGGCCTTCGGGCGCGCCCGCGCCGAGGCCCGGGTGCTCTACGGCTTCATCAGCCACGAGGTCGCCACCACCTACCTGGGCTCGACGACCGGGCTGCGGCTGCGCCACGTCCAGCCCACCGGCCACTACGGGTGCACCGGCAAGGACGCCGCCCTCACGCAGAGCGCCTGGGTCGGGGGCGCCACCCGCGACGTCAGCGACGTCGACGCGCTCGCCATGGACGCCGCCGTCGCCGAGCGTCTCGCCTGGGGCGCGCGCGGGCGCCACGACCTGCCAGCGGGGCGCTACGACACGATCCTCCCGCCGTCGTCGGTCGCCGACCTGCTGGTCTCGACCTACTGGGCCGCCGGCGCGCGGGTGGCCCACGAGGGCCAGTCGGTCTTCAGCGGTCGCGGCGGCGGCACCCGGATCGGCGAGCAGGTGGCCTCCTCGGGGGTGCACCTCTACTCCGATCCCGCCCACCCGGGCCTGGAGTGCGCGCCCTTCGTGGCCGCCGCCTCCTCCTCCAACGAGACCTCGGTCTTCGACAACGGCCTGGGCCTGGCGCGCACCGACTGGATCCGTGACGGCCGGCTCGAGGCGTTGGCGCAGACGCGGCACTCGGCCGGGCTCACCGACCAACCGGTGACGCCGTACGTCGACAACCTGGTGCTCGACGTCGACGGCGGTGCCGGGCGGCTCGACGACCTCGTCGCCGGCACCGAGCGCGGCCTGCTGCTGACCTGCCTGTGGTACATCCGCGAGGTCGACCCGCAGTCGCTGCTGCTCACCGGCCTGACCCGCGACGGCGTCTACCTGGTCGAGGACGGGGAGGTGCGCGGCCTGGTCAACAACTTCCGGTTCAACGAGAGCCCGGTCGACCTGCTGCAGCGCTTCTCGGCAGCCTCGGCGACGGTGCCCAGCTTCAGCCGCGAGTGGGGCGACGACTACTTCAGCCGCACCGCCACCCCAGCGCTGCGGGTGCCCGACTTCAACATGTCGAGCGTATCGCAGGCCCTGTAA
- a CDS encoding DUF2750 domain-containing protein has protein sequence MPFWSLRSRAERITSAVPAYDGFEVVPVPLDEWRGRWLSGRGRDRLRVGLNWPGESATGHDLAPNEVEQNLVHGGPVSDRSHRDPQDRAKERGHWLGNSVVS, from the coding sequence ATGCCGTTCTGGTCGCTGAGGAGTCGAGCCGAGCGCATCACCAGCGCCGTCCCGGCCTACGACGGGTTCGAGGTGGTGCCTGTTCCGCTCGACGAGTGGCGCGGTCGCTGGCTCTCAGGACGTGGGCGCGACAGGCTCCGTGTGGGGCTCAACTGGCCAGGCGAGAGCGCCACAGGACATGACCTGGCTCCGAACGAGGTGGAGCAGAACCTAGTGCACGGCGGACCTGTTAGTGATCGCTCACACCGCGACCCGCAAGATCGTGCCAAAGAGCGTGGGCACTGGCTCGGAAACTCAGTGGTGAGCTAG
- a CDS encoding phosphotransferase produces MANDEALNRAAEVNEQFRSTELSAETVTRPAGPHTQTVHSFLRHLREKGLDCVPQPISLDDETETLRFIEGDSGGDGWKNQHDEQGLRSAAKLLRRIHDASADWVPPDNAVFATPMAEGGDVYVNGDPGPWNFVWRDGEAVALIDWDFLHRAPRLDDVAYALLWFAPMRDDEAALTWHHFAQVPNRRARIETFLDAYGIPADFDVADAVARRRHATIDRVRFLADQGQEPQKTWVAEGSLDEEEAEIAWIEANRSLFSR; encoded by the coding sequence ATGGCGAACGACGAGGCGTTGAACAGAGCGGCGGAAGTAAACGAGCAGTTCCGCTCGACCGAGTTGTCGGCTGAGACAGTCACTCGACCCGCCGGGCCACACACCCAGACCGTGCATTCATTCCTGCGGCACCTTCGCGAGAAGGGCCTGGACTGCGTTCCCCAGCCGATTTCGCTAGACGATGAGACCGAGACACTTCGCTTCATTGAGGGTGATAGCGGCGGTGATGGTTGGAAGAACCAGCACGACGAGCAGGGGTTGCGCTCGGCAGCGAAGTTGCTGCGACGAATTCACGACGCCTCTGCTGACTGGGTGCCACCCGACAACGCCGTGTTTGCCACTCCGATGGCCGAGGGCGGTGACGTCTACGTCAATGGGGATCCCGGACCTTGGAACTTCGTCTGGCGGGACGGAGAGGCGGTCGCGCTCATCGACTGGGACTTCCTTCACCGCGCGCCCAGGCTCGACGACGTGGCGTACGCCCTTCTGTGGTTCGCCCCGATGCGGGACGACGAGGCGGCGCTCACGTGGCACCACTTCGCGCAAGTACCCAACCGCCGCGCGCGCATCGAGACTTTCCTAGACGCCTACGGGATACCGGCTGATTTCGACGTCGCCGACGCCGTTGCCCGACGCCGCCACGCGACCATCGACCGCGTCCGATTCCTCGCGGACCAAGGGCAAGAACCTCAGAAGACCTGGGTCGCTGAGGGCAGCCTCGACGAAGAAGAAGCAGAGATTGCGTGGATCGAAGCGAACAGGTCTCTGTTCTCACGCTGA
- a CDS encoding CYTH and CHAD domain-containing protein translates to MSEHHEIERTFGPVPPDLALPGLVGVAGVAELGEAQESLLEATYVDTADLRLVRAGITLRRRTGGADAGWHLKLPAGEGRDEVHAPLGRRTDHVPVALRRLVLARTRGAELAPVATVVTRRSTTDLLDDQGRRLAEVSDDCVEGQAPGEDGTDRQSAWREWEVELVDGDPALLDAVEEHLRASGVARSPVQRKVVQVLGERADPPEAPPRPTWRGPASQVLHARLATLVDTLQRQDVAIRRGDPEGVHRARIACRRIRTALATFRPLVEREVTDPLRDELRWLGRELAPARDAQVARDHLLQRLDEQPREALVGPVRQRVRRELDADARDALRAAQATLESERYLALVDRLVQLASAPPWTATAHRKARKRLPRRVRKDVARLLDRLAAAEAATGDGRDEAWHAARKAAKRLRYTGEALEPAAGKSARRLRKAAKQVTTALGARQDTVVAREQLVRLAALAREDGESDFTYGLLVGQEQARAAEAERAALGARGRVEKRRDDWG, encoded by the coding sequence GTGAGCGAGCACCACGAGATCGAGCGGACCTTCGGCCCCGTCCCGCCGGACCTCGCGCTGCCGGGCCTCGTCGGGGTGGCCGGCGTGGCCGAGCTGGGAGAGGCGCAGGAGTCGCTGCTCGAAGCGACGTACGTCGACACCGCCGACCTGCGGCTGGTCCGGGCGGGGATCACGCTGCGCCGCCGCACCGGCGGAGCCGACGCGGGCTGGCACCTCAAGCTGCCGGCCGGCGAGGGCCGGGACGAGGTGCACGCGCCGCTGGGTCGACGCACCGACCACGTGCCCGTCGCGCTGCGCCGCCTCGTGCTGGCCCGCACCCGCGGCGCCGAGCTGGCCCCCGTCGCCACCGTGGTGACGCGGCGCAGCACGACCGACCTCCTGGACGACCAGGGCCGGCGGCTGGCGGAGGTCTCCGACGACTGCGTCGAGGGTCAGGCGCCGGGCGAGGACGGCACGGACCGGCAGAGCGCCTGGCGGGAGTGGGAGGTCGAGCTGGTCGACGGCGACCCCGCCCTGCTGGACGCGGTGGAGGAGCACCTGCGTGCGAGCGGCGTCGCCCGGTCGCCGGTGCAGCGCAAGGTCGTGCAGGTGCTGGGCGAGCGGGCAGACCCGCCCGAGGCGCCACCCCGGCCCACGTGGAGGGGGCCCGCGTCGCAGGTGCTGCACGCACGGCTGGCCACCCTGGTCGACACGCTGCAGCGCCAGGACGTGGCGATCCGGCGTGGTGACCCCGAGGGGGTGCACCGGGCCAGGATCGCCTGCCGGCGGATACGCACGGCGCTGGCGACCTTCCGGCCCCTGGTCGAGCGCGAGGTGACCGACCCGCTGCGCGACGAGCTGAGGTGGCTGGGCCGCGAGCTCGCGCCGGCGCGCGACGCGCAGGTGGCCCGCGACCACCTGCTGCAACGGCTCGACGAGCAGCCCCGCGAAGCCCTGGTGGGTCCGGTGCGCCAGCGGGTGCGCCGAGAGCTCGACGCGGACGCGCGCGACGCCCTCCGCGCGGCGCAGGCCACGCTCGAGTCGGAGCGCTACCTCGCGCTCGTCGACCGGCTCGTGCAGCTGGCGTCGGCACCGCCCTGGACCGCCACGGCTCACCGCAAGGCCCGGAAGCGGCTGCCGCGCCGAGTGCGCAAGGACGTCGCACGCCTGCTCGACCGGCTCGCCGCGGCGGAGGCGGCCACCGGCGACGGACGTGATGAGGCCTGGCACGCGGCCCGCAAGGCGGCCAAGCGGCTGCGCTACACCGGGGAGGCCCTGGAGCCAGCGGCGGGCAAGTCCGCCCGCCGACTGCGCAAGGCGGCCAAGCAGGTCACCACGGCGCTCGGCGCCCGGCAGGACACGGTCGTGGCGCGCGAGCAGCTGGTCCGGCTCGCCGCGCTGGCCCGCGAGGACGGCGAGAGCGACTTCACCTACGGCCTGCTCGTGGGTCAGGAGCAGGCGCGGGCCGCGGAGGCCGAGCGCGCCGCGCTCGGGGCCCGGGGGCGGGTGGAGAAGCGGCGCGACGACTGGGGCTGA